The window TATATAGAGCATGTCCAATGCAAAgataatatgaaaattaaagtAACTGAAAACGACATACATCCctatataataatatacatGATGTAGTTAAATagttttttagtatttttaaaaatagttaatagtTAGGTTATAAGTAATGAAGTCATGCATGACATAATTCAATGAActtctatatattttaatatttatatgcaCAACGAAAATATATCCGTTACGTctaaagaaaatttaaattatgaTGTTAGCTTACTTGTCAAGCAAATCCAAGCTGAGCAAAGCTTCCGACGGGCCATCCTCGGACTTGGTCCTCTCTACCCCGCCAAAAAACGGTCCCAAAAGCACATAACCGCGAACCCTAACCGGACTCAATTCGGTTGAACCTGAACCGAACCGGAAAGCAAGGTGATGAGCTATGTTCCCACCGGAGGAATCACCAAGGACATAAACCCGGTCAAAGTCAACTCCCGGTCCACCTTCAAACCAGTGGTCCCCTTCACCGGAAACAGCCTGGTCCCGGAGCCACGTAAGCGCTGCCTCCGCATCCTCAAAGGCGGCCGGGAGGCGGTGTTCTGGTGCTAACCGGTAGTCAGGTGAGACCACAAGGGCGTGGAGGGACGATGCAAGAGTAAGACAGAAGTTGTGAAAGTGAGGCCAAGTGCGTGAGCCAAAGCAAAAACCCCCGCCGTGGAAGAAGACCACGACGGGGAGGAGAGCGGTGGCGGAGCGGTTAGAGGCGGAAGCGGGTTTGTAGAGACGGAGGTGAAGGTTGTTTGGTTTGTGATAGATTGAGTCTTTGAAGAGAACGTTACTTTTGTGGTTAGCGAGTGGGATTTGTTGGGTGATAAGGTCAATGCGTTTGGATCTTACAACGGTGCCGTCGCTGAGGAGTTGAAGCAAGCCCATGCAGTCTTCTGCTACTTGTGGCTGTTCTCCTAGAGACCCCATTTTGTTTTTCCTCTAAGTAATCTTCTTTTTGGATATGTGCACTAGTGTCATGTGCTTGAAATATATAGAGGCCATGGTAGTAAAAAGGGTATTTTTGTAATATAAGTATGGAGAGTGAAAGATGATTATCTCAAAATCTTTGAATAGAGGGAGACCACGTTTTAATTGTTTTGCTTTGCGGCTGATTCGTCACATGTGACCAAGTCATTCCTATAGATTTTTCCTCCTCTTTTATGACTTGTTGGATATCATATCTATAAGAAAATCTACGGTTTATCTTTGAAAATCACATATAGTTAATGATAAGAACAAGACGTTATGTTGCACTTTCACTTAACCTTCAAATGATCTTATCTTCCTATTACATAATGGTTATCTATCATGCACAACAGACAAAACGTATTCAAATCAAAAACAAGGGAATGATTGAATGAACTTACCTATTCAAACTCTCTTCTTAAATATGAACATCTTAAGAAAACTcgatttttaaaagaaaattgtttaataaacagACAGTCAAAAGATTTTGTTCGTGTAATATATAAATAGTCGAAATCAGAAAAATACCTCAGTGTTTTTGTCTCTAGTGGCAAAAAAGTCGACGGTTGAAGATGCACAAAACGTCGTTATCCTCTTTGGTTAGACTGTCActtaataataagtaaatacaatACGATAAAAAATTGATTGCATCAGCTGTTTTGTAACTAAGTGAAACTTTGAGTTTTACTTTCCAAAGTGAAACAGTTTGAGCCTACACGATACAGTTAACATATCTCGCcctcattattattattacccaCAAGAGGAACCGAAAAAAATCGTTCTGGAGTTCCTCTAGACCATATATGTTTTACCAAGGACACATTCCTTATAACATTCGTTGAATTTTATCGCTCCTGTTCCAGCCTCCTCGAACAACTCCTACAGACCGGTCAGCTAAATCGTACCCTTTCGAGTCGTTGAACTGGAAACCTATCCATCTGATTTCGACAAAGTAAACGATAACAATATTACAAATGAAAACAACTATGCAATCGCCagtcagaaaaaaatatattcttaaacCCCAAATCTCTAAAAATTACAAAGGTTTTCGGTATACTATAAGCTCTGAAAGCCAAACCGTGCTCCCGAATCCAAGCGGCTGGCTTTCATATTCTTTTCGAATTCATATTCTTTTCTTCGAAAATAAAAATTGCACGATGTGCCGAAAGTCTCACACATTGCATATATTAACACAGTATATCGAAGCacgaaagaaagaaataaaggaacacacacacacacacactatcAATGCGCAAACCCAAAACCCTATCAGACCAAGTTCTCTACAACATCCTACGGTCGATCATCATCACACTCTCCGCTCTTTCACTCCTCTTTCTTATTCGATGCCTTTGGCCAACGTTGCTGCCACAATGTCTTTGATTTTCCCTTTACTTCGGCTAGTTGTATATTTTAACCGGCTTCTCATAAGTGTGCCGGTTCTACAAGGACAAtgcaaacaacaacaaaattaaCAGAAGCGGGACTTTGGATACGCATTTCTTAGGTAAAAGAATCTGGTTATACAGACAATGGTTACCTGGTTTGCAGAATAAGCCCTCTTGGGAGTGGTATCAGTGTGCTCCAACCCCAGGTACTGCTCAAAAGCACCGTACACATCTCTTCTCTGTTTTAGCTCATTGTCAATCCCAATGGAAAAGAAAGATTAGTTAGATCTCAGATACTAGCAGGCGCTCTTCTAGAAGACTAGAGGAAGAAGTAAAAACCTGAAAGCGATTGTAAACAACATCTGAGTCCTGCAAGTACTCTGGACGCCCCATTGACATAAACGCAAACTTCCACTACATAATGAATGAGAAATGTAAGAACCGTAGCAGGTCAACCCAAATATTAGCACCTACGATTCTTCATTTAGCTTTGATCATAACTCAGTCGTGTGCATACCTTGGCAAAGTCCTCATCGGATACATGAAGCTTCTTTTGGATACGGTTCTTGATTTCTTCAAGAGTTTCGCCTTCATGTATTACCAAGAAGAAGGGCTCCCCAAAGTTTTGCACTTGCTGTGAGGAACAAACGAAAATGATACTGATAAGAAACTTTGCCACACTCATACAACAGTTAGTTAGATAACAAAATTCTGATATAGCTGATCATCACCTGATTTTGTCCAGTCTCCTTAGCAAAGTGGTACACTAGAATTAAGCGATCATTTGGACCAatattcttctcttcttccggaATCTGAGATTTAAGAAGGTTAAATAAGTCAGCATACCGACGGAATAACAAGCAGATCTCACTAGTTTAATATCTGACGTTAAAAAACCAAATTCCATTCTGAGATCAAAGGGAAACAAAGCTACAAGTAGACTTAAGAAAATCAGCAATAATTAATGAATAGCAAGACCGCTAAGACTTCGTGAACACCAATATCTTTGAAGATAAAACTTAAGTAAATAGAAGGCGCAGCCCAGTAATATTACCTCCTCAGCTCGTACAGTCCAGTACTGATCGTTTATATTCTCAATTCTTTCAGTTAAGGGGAAAATCTGCAAGGCATACCAGCACCTTGATTTAGTGTTCGCTATACTTTGGAGGGTTTAAAGAATTTCATCAGGAGATGTAGTCGGAAGCCATCATCTTAGGATCATGAAATCATTGACTACAATGTAAGAGATAAGAAGCCGCTCGTTTACCTTGTAGATCTTGTGGTAAAACACCTCAAGTAATCTCAATTCTGCATCTGGATGAGAAAGCTCCACCTGTATCAGACATAATCTTAGATTAACTTGCACAAACAATTCGTAATTATATGGAGAAAACCATTACATCCCAAAGCCTAAAAACCGAGATTTCTAAGTAACAAAAAACATGGAGGTCAGCCATAGAAGCGCCCTATAATTCGGATGCCTTCAATTTCAGTGGATTGTCATTTAAAGTAGTCTCGCAGTGATATATAGGCAAGCCAGAGATCAATTAAAAGGAAGAAAACACATACTAGAAACTAAGCCAGCCATTTTACAGAGAAATTTAAAGGGAAGCGACTCACCTTTGTTTTAAGTTCATCAATAACATCCCCGACTGTGCTTTGTTTAGGTAGTCTGATATTGTGGATTACCACCTGTAAAATGATGGTTAAAAGGCTTGAAAATTATTccaatatacaaaagaaaagactatGAATCAGCGTAAACATACTTCTTCCTTCGTGGCATGATGGAAAGCAACTTTCAAGGTTTTAAGACCTTGCAATTCTGGAAGAGGGATGTCCAGAACTTCATAATACAAAATATCAGACGTCTGAAAGAAATATAATTCAATAAGAAAACATGCCTTATGAAGTAAGAAGAAATAATAAATTCACTGAACTTCACGGCAATTACCTGATTGTAGTGAACTAACATATCAGACAGACGGTCTACTCCACGGTATTTGATAGGTTGAGGCTTGGGTTGCTGGGAATAGCAATTGTGAGATGTAAGCCTAAGTTTGGATGGATCGTCAAGACCAAGCTTCTGGGCCACTCTTTCCACGACATCGTCATAAGTGTGCAACTTCGACCTATAGGAAGTAACAAATTAGGATTTCCTCACCGAGATCAGCTGTAACAAATGTGTCCACAAAGATACTTACAACTCCAGAACAAATTCATCTTCTTTGGGTTTTTCCAAAGCACGAAACCGGACCAGCTACAAAAACCACAAACCGCAAAGGGTCATAAATGCTCAGAATAAAGCATACTAGCATAGCAACCCAGCCAATAGAAAGAATTAGTGGCACATCAGCATACGTTCTGGTCGGATTCGATCAAAATATTAGGAAACTGTGGTACGAATTTAACACGAAAAGTACATTTTAGAGCTGCTGCAGGAGACTACTCTACGAGACAAGCCTAAACCACTAAACACTTATATGCCACTAGAAAGAAAGCTTATCATTTGAGAACTATACTTGGACTAACTTTaccaagcttgactttaggaacCAGTGCTTAGTCAAATCATACCTGCCGATTCTGGACATATTCAAGAAACAAAGGCACAGCTGGGTAGCGGCATTCAGTCTCCTTCTTAACAAGGTGTTTCTGAAAGCAAATGATATCTCCATCTTCGATCTGAAAGCAAGAAACTGCATGTCACGAAAGAGGTACACGAGGCTGGAAACTTT of the Brassica rapa cultivar Chiifu-401-42 chromosome A03, CAAS_Brap_v3.01, whole genome shotgun sequence genome contains:
- the LOC103855678 gene encoding probable carboxylesterase 15; the protein is MGSLGEQPQVAEDCMGLLQLLSDGTVVRSKRIDLITQQIPLANHKSNVLFKDSIYHKPNNLHLRLYKPASASNRSATALLPVVVFFHGGGFCFGSRTWPHFHNFCLTLASSLHALVVSPDYRLAPEHRLPAAFEDAEAALTWLRDQAVSGEGDHWFEGGPGVDFDRVYVLGDSSGGNIAHHLAFRFGSGSTELSPVRVRGYVLLGPFFGGVERTKSEDGPSEALLSLDLLDKFWRLSLPEGATRDHPMANPFGPTSPALESASIEPMLVIAGGSELLRDRAKEYAYKLKKMEGKKVDYIEFENEEHGFFSSNPSSDAAKQLLRIIGNFTDNLNF